The following coding sequences lie in one bacterium genomic window:
- a CDS encoding nucleotidyltransferase family protein has product MVRIAVDRDRIEAFCRKNHIRRFAFFGSVLRKDFKPDSDVDVLVEFEPGAAPGLFGVARLERELSGLFEGRRVDLRTPEDLSRYFRCAVQQEAEVLYAQE; this is encoded by the coding sequence ATGGTACGCATCGCGGTGGACAGGGACAGGATAGAGGCTTTCTGCCGGAAGAACCATATCAGGAGGTTTGCGTTTTTCGGGTCGGTCCTGCGGAAGGATTTCAAGCCCGACAGCGATGTGGATGTGCTGGTGGAGTTTGAGCCGGGTGCGGCCCCCGGACTTTTCGGTGTAGCGCGCCTGGAAAGGGAACTGAGCGGTCTGTTCGAGGGGCGCCGGGTGGACTTGCGCACCCCGGAGGATTTGAGCCGCTATTTCCGCTGTGCTGTGCAGCAGGAAGCCGAGGTGCTGTATGCACAGGAATGA
- the gyrB gene encoding DNA topoisomerase (ATP-hydrolyzing) subunit B: protein MTQDEKNEKAKDYGAVNIQVLKGLEAVRKRPGMYIGSTGQRGLHHLVYEVVDNSIDEALAGFCANIEIEIRPGNVVSVSDDGRGIPVDIHPTEKLPGVEVAMTMLHAGGKFDRASYKVSGGLHGVGVSVVNALSEWLEVEVSRDGKVYHQRYARGLKNTDLREIGKNKRTGTRVTFLPDSLIFDTIEFDFDGLASRFRELAYLNAGIRILFSDLRNGDKRREVYQFNGGIKSFVEYLSEAKKPLHKPVTIYKEVGTSIVEVALQYTESYSETFYSYVNNINTHEGGTHLIGFKSALTRTLNDYAKKNNLLKKADFTLSGDDVREGLTGVISVKMIDPQFEGQTKTKLGNSEIKGLVESVVNEQLAIQLEENPSIARRVIEKAVNAAQAREAARKARDLTRRKNAMESSGLPGKLADCSINDPKLCEIYLVEGDSAGGSAKMGRDRRNQAILPLRGKILNVEKARLHKILSNEEIRTMITAIGTGVGEEDFNLENARYHKIIIMTDADVDGAHIRILLLTFFFRYMRELINQGMVYIAQPPLFRVFKGNQEFYAYNEPERAQYVKRLGGEKVNIQRYKGLGEMNPDQLWKTTMDPETRTILQVKMDEAMEADRLFTELMGDEVEPRRQFIEKNARYVTNLDI from the coding sequence ATGACACAGGACGAGAAGAACGAGAAGGCGAAAGATTACGGCGCAGTGAACATCCAGGTCCTCAAGGGCCTGGAGGCGGTGCGCAAGCGTCCGGGCATGTACATCGGCTCCACCGGCCAGCGCGGCCTGCACCACCTGGTCTACGAGGTGGTGGACAACTCGATCGACGAGGCCCTGGCCGGGTTCTGCGCCAACATCGAGATCGAGATCCGTCCGGGCAACGTGGTGAGTGTCTCCGATGACGGCCGCGGCATACCGGTGGACATCCACCCCACCGAGAAACTGCCGGGTGTGGAGGTCGCCATGACCATGCTGCACGCCGGAGGCAAGTTCGACCGCGCCTCGTACAAGGTCTCGGGCGGTCTGCACGGCGTGGGCGTCTCCGTGGTCAACGCCCTGTCCGAGTGGCTGGAGGTGGAGGTCAGCCGCGACGGCAAGGTCTACCACCAGCGCTACGCACGCGGGCTGAAAAACACCGACCTGCGCGAGATCGGCAAGAACAAGCGCACCGGCACCCGGGTCACTTTCCTGCCCGACAGCCTGATCTTCGACACCATCGAGTTCGATTTCGACGGCCTGGCCAGCCGGTTCCGCGAGCTGGCCTACCTGAACGCCGGCATCCGTATCCTGTTCAGCGACCTGCGCAACGGCGACAAGCGACGCGAGGTCTACCAGTTCAACGGCGGGATCAAGTCGTTCGTCGAGTACCTGAGCGAGGCGAAAAAACCGCTGCACAAGCCGGTGACGATCTACAAAGAGGTGGGCACCAGCATCGTCGAGGTCGCCCTGCAGTACACCGAGAGCTACAGCGAGACTTTCTACTCCTATGTCAACAACATCAACACCCACGAGGGCGGCACGCACCTGATCGGGTTCAAAAGCGCCCTGACCCGCACGCTCAACGACTACGCCAAGAAAAACAACCTGCTCAAGAAAGCCGATTTCACCCTGAGCGGGGATGACGTGCGCGAGGGCCTGACCGGCGTGATCTCGGTCAAGATGATCGACCCGCAGTTCGAGGGCCAGACCAAGACCAAGCTGGGCAACAGCGAGATCAAGGGCCTGGTCGAGAGCGTGGTCAACGAACAGCTCGCCATCCAGCTCGAGGAGAACCCCTCCATCGCGCGCCGGGTGATCGAGAAAGCGGTCAACGCCGCCCAGGCGCGCGAGGCGGCGCGCAAGGCCCGTGACCTGACCCGCCGCAAGAACGCCATGGAAAGCTCGGGCCTGCCCGGCAAGCTGGCCGACTGCTCGATCAACGATCCGAAACTGTGCGAAATCTACCTGGTGGAGGGCGACAGCGCCGGTGGCTCGGCCAAGATGGGCCGTGACCGCCGCAACCAGGCCATCCTGCCGCTCAGGGGCAAGATCCTGAACGTGGAGAAAGCCCGGCTGCACAAGATCCTCTCCAACGAGGAAATCCGCACCATGATCACCGCGATCGGCACGGGCGTGGGCGAGGAGGATTTCAACCTGGAGAACGCCCGCTACCACAAGATCATAATCATGACCGATGCCGACGTGGACGGGGCGCACATCCGGATTCTGCTGCTCACGTTCTTTTTCCGCTACATGCGCGAGCTGATCAACCAGGGCATGGTCTACATCGCGCAGCCGCCGCTGTTCCGGGTGTTCAAGGGCAACCAGGAGTTCTACGCCTACAACGAGCCGGAGCGCGCCCAGTACGTGAAGCGCCTGGGCGGGGAAAAGGTGAACATCCAGCGCTACAAGGGCCTGGGCGAGATGAACCCCGACCAGCTCTGGAAGACCACCATGGACCCGGAGACCCGCACCATCCTGCAGGTTAAGATGGACGAGGCGATGGAGGCGGACCGGCTTTTCACCGAGCTGATGGGTGACGAGGTGGAGCCGCGCCGCCAGTTCATCGAGAAGAACGCGCGCTACGTGACGAACCTGGATATCTGA
- a CDS encoding DUF721 domain-containing protein: MPKPGKKEPERIRNILGSVLDKASGSREHRPESVAAVAAWPSLVGPRLAAVTRAVSLEDGRLIVEASAPAWKQELLLVKHKLLKALNERMGASLAGDMVINVRDYPK; the protein is encoded by the coding sequence ATGCCGAAGCCTGGGAAAAAAGAGCCGGAGCGGATCAGAAATATACTCGGCTCGGTGCTGGATAAAGCCTCCGGCAGCCGGGAGCACCGCCCCGAGAGCGTGGCCGCGGTGGCAGCCTGGCCGTCTCTCGTGGGGCCGCGCCTGGCCGCGGTGACCCGGGCGGTGAGCCTGGAGGACGGCCGGCTGATAGTGGAGGCCAGCGCCCCGGCCTGGAAACAGGAGCTGCTGCTGGTCAAGCACAAGTTGCTTAAAGCCCTGAACGAGCGCATGGGAGCGTCCCTGGCAGGGGACATGGTCATAAACGTGAGGGATTATCCGAAATGA
- a CDS encoding 4Fe-4S binding protein — MKLNFATLVYFSPTGTTRRVLEAIAAGLGCDNPARVDLTPATADHMPAVELDSRLTVIGVPVYSGRVPAVAVRRLGRIKAHGAPVVLVVVYGNREFEDALRELKDLAAKAGFKTVAAGAFIGEHSFSSEKQPLAAGRPDERDLAAAVDFGAQVRRRVIEAESVEQIPAPQVPGNFPYIERDRLTGIAPVSLADSCTECGTCASVCPVEAIIVGPEAATDTASCILCCACVRACASGARVMQDGKFEFVTNWLATNCSVRKTPVTFL, encoded by the coding sequence GTGAAACTGAATTTTGCAACACTGGTCTATTTTTCCCCGACCGGGACCACCCGTAGAGTCCTGGAGGCCATTGCTGCTGGGCTGGGCTGCGATAATCCCGCGCGGGTCGACCTGACCCCGGCCACGGCCGACCACATGCCAGCGGTCGAATTGGACAGCCGGTTGACCGTAATCGGCGTGCCGGTTTACTCCGGGCGGGTCCCGGCCGTAGCGGTGCGGCGCTTAGGCCGGATCAAGGCGCACGGCGCCCCGGTCGTGCTGGTGGTGGTCTACGGCAACCGGGAATTCGAGGACGCCCTGCGCGAGCTGAAAGACCTGGCCGCGAAGGCCGGGTTCAAGACTGTCGCCGCCGGGGCTTTTATCGGGGAGCACTCGTTTTCCTCCGAAAAGCAGCCGCTTGCCGCCGGACGGCCGGATGAGCGGGACCTTGCAGCGGCGGTCGATTTCGGCGCTCAGGTCCGCCGCCGGGTAATCGAAGCCGAGTCAGTGGAACAGATACCCGCTCCTCAAGTGCCTGGTAATTTCCCCTATATCGAGCGCGACCGGCTGACCGGTATCGCTCCAGTTTCTCTGGCGGACAGCTGCACAGAATGTGGAACATGCGCCTCTGTCTGCCCGGTGGAGGCGATCATCGTGGGGCCGGAAGCGGCGACCGACACGGCAAGTTGCATCCTCTGCTGCGCCTGTGTCCGGGCCTGCGCCTCCGGCGCCAGGGTAATGCAGGACGGCAAGTTCGAGTTTGTCACCAATTGGCTCGCCACCAATTGCAGCGTACGCAAGACGCCGGTGACCTTTCTGTAA
- the recF gene encoding DNA replication and repair protein RecF (All proteins in this family for which functions are known are DNA-binding proteins that assist the filamentation of RecA onto DNA for the initiation of recombination or recombinational repair.), producing the protein MKIEHLRLSRFRNLEDNDLSFHERGHLIIGDNGQGKTNLLEALHYLTVLRSFRSQQDRECIRFGEETFHLEGGWLEEDGGRGTLAVGCSRQRKKVSLAGREVPAVSEAFGQFKSVLLTPEDIGIVRQGPSERRRHLDVLLSIVSPLYLEKLKRYRKALASRNVLLRRTPFSEEQMEPWERQMAESGAWLITRRREWLEKLAPEYERLFERLSGGERGSLGYYNSLLARHCPEGQSADTELIASVFAERMKKRRPVERERGLTLSGPQTDEVLFAIEGQPLRNFGSQGQQRTAVICLKMSEAVLLGRELGVRPVLLLDDIFAELDLHRSLRLLEELVESHQSFITAPRKEAVFERLGHLPVKFIRRGSVLDG; encoded by the coding sequence GTGAAAATCGAGCACCTCAGACTGAGCCGCTTCCGCAACCTCGAGGACAACGACCTGAGCTTCCACGAGCGCGGCCACCTGATCATCGGGGACAACGGACAGGGCAAGACCAACCTGCTGGAGGCACTCCACTACCTGACAGTGCTCAGGTCGTTCCGCAGCCAGCAGGACCGCGAGTGCATCCGGTTCGGCGAGGAGACGTTCCACCTGGAGGGCGGCTGGCTGGAGGAGGACGGAGGCCGGGGCACCCTGGCGGTGGGCTGCTCGCGCCAGCGCAAGAAAGTGAGCCTGGCCGGCCGCGAGGTTCCTGCGGTCAGCGAGGCTTTCGGACAGTTCAAGAGCGTGCTGCTCACCCCGGAGGACATCGGCATCGTGCGCCAGGGGCCCTCCGAGCGGCGGCGGCACCTGGATGTCCTGCTCTCGATAGTTTCTCCGCTGTACCTTGAAAAGCTGAAGCGCTACCGCAAGGCCCTGGCCAGCCGCAACGTGCTTCTGCGGCGCACTCCTTTCAGCGAGGAGCAGATGGAGCCCTGGGAGCGCCAGATGGCCGAAAGCGGGGCCTGGCTGATCACCCGGCGGCGCGAGTGGCTGGAGAAACTGGCCCCGGAGTACGAGCGACTTTTCGAAAGGCTGAGCGGCGGCGAGCGCGGCAGCCTGGGCTATTACAACTCGTTGCTCGCCCGCCACTGCCCGGAGGGGCAGAGCGCGGACACGGAGCTTATCGCCTCGGTGTTCGCCGAGCGGATGAAAAAGCGCCGCCCGGTGGAGCGTGAGCGCGGCCTCACCCTGAGCGGCCCCCAGACCGATGAGGTCCTGTTCGCCATCGAGGGCCAGCCGCTCCGCAATTTTGGCAGCCAGGGCCAGCAGCGCACCGCGGTGATCTGCCTCAAGATGTCGGAGGCCGTGTTGCTGGGCCGCGAGCTGGGCGTGCGGCCGGTGCTGCTGCTGGATGACATTTTCGCCGAGCTTGACCTTCACCGCAGCCTGCGCCTTCTGGAGGAACTGGTCGAGAGCCACCAGAGCTTTATCACCGCGCCGCGCAAGGAAGCGGTGTTCGAGCGCCTGGGGCACCTGCCGGTCAAGTTCATCCGCCGTGGCTCAGTGCTGGACGGTTGA
- the dnaN gene encoding DNA polymerase III subunit beta, whose amino-acid sequence MKISVTKENLLHAVSALNSIVPAKSTMPILYNILLEATGQPEGKLRLIGTDLDISLSVSIAATVKEPGGLTIPAKKLGEIVRELPNSPIMIEQDGERARIICEKSSFVLPGMPRSDFPAFPEKAFDGAFKIAHAVIGRLVGATSYAVSHDDDRPTLKGVLWEIGPEESSMVSTNGHRLAKMVCRDKFELKEKISVIVPPKALEMVDKLLESESMAEVILDRNHLGIRSNSIIIFSRLIEGNYPNYEQVIPFYNDRVAIIDTARLIEALRRMLILANSVTHRIRLKFEDGGLNISARTEELGEGEEVLEVDYKHEPLEIYFNGNYLLDVLKYIEGDQIKMCMQTSESGILLVPAAESESQRYLNVIMPLKVTE is encoded by the coding sequence ATGAAAATAAGCGTGACCAAGGAAAACCTTCTCCACGCGGTCAGCGCACTGAACAGCATCGTCCCGGCCAAGAGCACGATGCCCATCCTGTACAATATCCTGCTGGAGGCCACCGGGCAGCCGGAGGGAAAGCTGCGCCTGATCGGGACCGACCTCGACATCTCGCTCAGCGTGAGTATCGCCGCTACGGTCAAGGAGCCGGGCGGCCTGACCATCCCGGCCAAGAAACTGGGCGAGATCGTGCGTGAGCTGCCCAACAGCCCGATCATGATTGAGCAGGATGGCGAACGGGCGCGCATTATTTGCGAAAAGAGCAGCTTTGTCCTGCCCGGCATGCCACGCAGCGATTTTCCGGCGTTCCCGGAGAAAGCTTTCGACGGAGCTTTCAAGATCGCCCACGCGGTGATCGGCAGGCTCGTGGGGGCCACCAGCTACGCGGTGAGCCACGATGACGACCGCCCGACCCTCAAGGGCGTGCTCTGGGAGATCGGCCCGGAGGAAAGCTCCATGGTCAGCACCAACGGCCACCGTCTGGCCAAGATGGTCTGCCGGGACAAGTTCGAGCTCAAGGAGAAAATCTCGGTCATAGTGCCGCCCAAGGCATTGGAGATGGTGGACAAGCTGCTGGAGTCGGAGAGCATGGCCGAGGTCATCCTGGACCGCAACCACCTGGGCATCCGCTCCAACAGCATCATCATTTTCAGCCGTCTGATCGAGGGCAACTACCCGAACTACGAGCAGGTGATACCGTTCTACAACGACCGGGTGGCGATAATCGACACGGCGCGCCTGATCGAGGCCCTGCGCCGCATGCTGATCCTGGCCAACAGCGTCACCCACCGCATCCGTCTGAAATTCGAGGACGGCGGCCTCAACATCTCCGCCCGCACCGAGGAACTGGGCGAGGGTGAGGAGGTGTTGGAGGTGGACTACAAGCACGAGCCGCTGGAAATCTATTTCAACGGCAACTACCTGCTGGATGTGCTCAAGTACATCGAGGGCGACCAGATCAAGATGTGCATGCAGACCAGCGAGTCGGGCATCCTGCTGGTGCCCGCGGCCGAGAGCGAGAGCCAGCGCTACCTGAACGTGATAATGCCACTCAAGGTGACTGAGTGA
- the dnaA gene encoding chromosomal replication initiator protein DnaA, whose protein sequence is MTQEHTAQQIWEMILNECTKCMSQQTISTWLNPSRAVSLVESGLTVELKNKFSAYYVEQNYQKTLNDVAVGLLERPFEVSFIFKDQGKDQIDLWSFTEEESPGNGGKPESQPTGGRKKAGGCGDKADGRLIGCLNPRYTFEDFVVGKNSQFAHAAAQSVAEAPSARYNPLFIYGGVGLGKTHIMQAIGHSLLASSKHKNLRICYISAEEFLNELIVAIKSGATMEFRNRYRSMDVLLMDDIEFLSKKEGTQEEFFHTFNALYENQKQIVMTSDRPPREIHHLEERLRSRFQWGLVADIQAPEFETRIAILRKKSEYSRLLIPQNVLEFIAENITSNVRLLEGSLHYLKHYSDTQKSTINLDLAGRVLKNIFEQETSHIGLESIFKVVSDDFGVGESALVSAKRTKSFVEPRQVAMFLCSKLTKMSTTEIAEKFRRKDHTTVLHACRKIGQRLECDQDFRERVDSLTVRLRDRKSV, encoded by the coding sequence TTGACACAGGAACATACGGCCCAGCAGATCTGGGAAATGATCCTGAACGAATGCACTAAATGCATGAGCCAGCAGACAATCAGCACCTGGCTCAACCCCAGCCGGGCGGTGAGTCTGGTCGAGAGCGGCCTGACCGTGGAGCTCAAGAACAAGTTCAGCGCCTACTACGTGGAGCAGAACTACCAGAAGACCCTGAACGATGTGGCCGTGGGCCTGCTCGAGCGACCTTTCGAGGTGAGTTTCATTTTCAAGGACCAGGGGAAGGACCAGATCGACCTCTGGAGTTTCACCGAGGAGGAGAGTCCGGGTAACGGCGGCAAGCCGGAGTCCCAGCCGACCGGTGGCAGGAAAAAAGCCGGCGGCTGCGGGGATAAAGCGGACGGCCGTCTGATCGGCTGCCTCAACCCGCGCTACACGTTCGAGGATTTCGTGGTGGGCAAGAACAGCCAGTTCGCCCACGCCGCGGCGCAGAGCGTGGCCGAGGCGCCCTCGGCCCGCTACAACCCGCTGTTCATCTACGGCGGGGTGGGCCTGGGCAAGACCCACATCATGCAGGCCATCGGGCACAGCCTGCTGGCCAGCAGCAAGCACAAAAACCTGCGCATCTGCTACATCTCGGCCGAGGAATTCCTGAACGAGCTGATTGTGGCGATCAAGAGCGGCGCCACGATGGAGTTCCGGAACCGCTACCGCAGCATGGACGTGCTGCTGATGGACGACATCGAGTTCCTGTCCAAGAAGGAGGGCACGCAGGAGGAGTTTTTCCACACCTTCAACGCCCTGTACGAGAACCAGAAACAGATCGTGATGACCTCCGACCGTCCGCCGCGCGAGATACACCACCTGGAGGAGCGGCTGCGCAGCCGCTTCCAGTGGGGCTTGGTGGCGGACATCCAGGCGCCGGAGTTCGAGACCCGTATAGCGATCCTGCGCAAAAAAAGCGAGTACAGCCGACTGCTGATCCCGCAGAACGTGCTCGAATTCATCGCCGAGAACATCACCAGCAACGTGCGTCTGCTGGAGGGCTCGCTGCATTACCTGAAACACTACAGCGACACCCAGAAAAGCACGATCAACCTCGACCTGGCCGGTCGCGTGCTGAAAAACATCTTCGAGCAGGAGACCAGCCACATCGGTCTGGAAAGCATTTTCAAGGTAGTGTCGGATGATTTCGGCGTAGGGGAGAGTGCGCTCGTTTCGGCCAAGCGCACCAAGAGCTTCGTCGAGCCGCGCCAGGTGGCGATGTTCCTGTGCAGCAAGCTTACCAAGATGTCCACGACCGAGATCGCCGAGAAATTCCGTCGCAAGGACCACACCACGGTGCTGCACGCCTGCCGCAAGATTGGCCAGCGCCTGGAGTGCGACCAGGATTTCCGTGAGCGGGTCGACAGCTTGACCGTGCGTCTGCGCGACCGGAAGAGCGTCTGA
- a CDS encoding aminotransferase class IV produces the protein MEHIFFSGEYQVADPYLNLESGTLPAALVMDSNMLYGDGIFEGIRIYDGRIFKLAEHLERLWRSAGYMRIELPYSREELTGILKTLGRKNDLRGGGYIRLVVTRGRRHDLGINPLKVGKPTTFIIARSLQLYPKEFYEKGLSIITARTRRTPPACVNPNVKTCNYVNNIMAVMEANDAGVPEVMLLTTAGHVCELSADNLFIVREGRVLTPPVDNILVGVTRNTILSLCSRLGLSAAEATFGPEVVRQAEEVFLTGSGAEVVPVVSVDGHPVADGRPGALTRRILAAFREEVADPGQSVPIFD, from the coding sequence GTGGAGCACATTTTCTTCAGCGGCGAGTACCAGGTTGCCGACCCGTATCTAAATCTGGAAAGCGGGACTTTGCCCGCTGCGCTGGTCATGGACAGCAACATGCTGTACGGGGACGGCATCTTCGAGGGGATACGCATATACGACGGGCGGATATTCAAGCTTGCCGAGCACCTGGAGCGCCTTTGGCGCTCGGCCGGGTACATGCGTATCGAGCTGCCATACAGCCGTGAGGAACTGACCGGCATCCTGAAGACCCTGGGCCGCAAGAACGATCTGCGCGGCGGAGGCTATATCCGGCTGGTGGTGACCCGCGGCCGCCGTCACGACCTGGGCATAAACCCGCTCAAGGTGGGAAAGCCCACCACGTTCATCATCGCGCGCAGCCTGCAGCTCTACCCGAAGGAGTTCTACGAGAAGGGCCTGAGCATAATCACGGCCCGGACACGGCGCACCCCGCCGGCGTGCGTGAACCCCAACGTGAAGACCTGCAACTATGTGAACAATATTATGGCCGTGATGGAGGCCAACGACGCCGGGGTTCCGGAGGTGATGCTTCTGACCACGGCTGGACATGTTTGCGAGCTGAGCGCGGACAACCTGTTTATCGTGCGGGAGGGCCGGGTGCTGACTCCGCCGGTGGACAACATTCTGGTGGGGGTGACCCGCAACACGATCCTTTCCCTCTGCTCCAGGCTGGGCCTGAGCGCCGCCGAGGCCACATTCGGGCCGGAGGTGGTGCGCCAGGCGGAGGAGGTTTTCCTGACCGGCAGCGGCGCCGAGGTAGTGCCGGTGGTGAGCGTGGATGGACACCCGGTGGCGGACGGCCGTCCGGGTGCGTTGACCCGCAGAATTCTGGCCGCTTTCCGGGAAGAGGTTGCCGACCCCGGACAGAGCGTGCCCATTTTCGACTGA